CCAGCAGTGCGGCTTGCCTCGGGGTTTCCGTAGCCATCCGCTCTCCCGGCTCTCGTCCGACTGTGGCATGCGCGGGCCCGTTGTTCGCAGCGCGGCGGGCCGTGCTCGGACGCTAACAGCGACTCGCACGGTTCGTGTGCACGCCATGCGGTCCGGCCGGGTGAAGCTCCGTCAACCGGATCAGGAGGCCGGCTGCGGTGCGCGTTCCTGCCGCTCGGTGCGGTAGCGGCCCGGGGTGGTGCCGAACTCGCGGTTGAACGCGTGCGAGAAGGCGTAGGGACCGGCGTAGCCGACCCGGTGGGCGATGGTGGCCAGTGGGTCGGCGGTGTCGCGGAGCAGGGTGGCGGCGTAGGTGAGGCGCCACCAGGTGAGGTAGGCCATCGGGGGCCGGCCGACCTGGGTGGTGAAGCGGCGGGCCAGGGTGGGGCGGGAGACGCCGGCCTCGGCGGCCAGCCGGTCGTTGGTCCACGGCGCGGCCGGGTCGGTGTGCAGGGCGCGCAGGGCGGCGGCGGTGACCGGGTCGCCCAGCGCGGTGGACCAGGCCCCGGTGCTCGCCCCGGCCAGCCAGGCCCGGACCAGGTAGATCAGCAGGAGATCGAGCAGGCTGGGCACGGCCAGGCAGGAGCCGGGCCGGGCCGACTCCAGTTCGCTGCCCAACAGGTCGATGGCGGCCCGGAGTTCGGGATGGTGGCCGATCCGGTTCGGCAGGTGGACGACGTCCGGGAGTTCGGCCAGCAGCGGGTGCACCCGGCTGCGGTCCAGCCGGTACTTGCCGCAGAGCAGCTCGACCCCGCCGACCGTGGCGGGCCGGGGCGCCCCGCCGTCGTACTGCTCGAACGGCACCGCCCGTGCCACGGTGGCCGGGTCGGCGGGCGAGTCGGCGATCACATGGCCGGTGCCGTGCGGGAGCAGCACCGCGTCGCCCGCACCGAGCGAGACCGGGTCGCCACCGCCGTCGGGCAGCAGCCAGCAGCCGCCCGTCAGCACGACGTGGAACCCCGCGCCGTCGTACGGGGCCAGCCGGGTGCACCAACTCCCGCCGACCCGGAGCCGGTTGGAGGAGGGGCGGCCGAGCCGGACGGCGGAGATCGCGTCGCTCACTACATCCATCGCTCCAGCATACGGAGGTCCTCACCGGTGAGACGCACGCGTATTCGCTTGAGCACGACAGGCATTGAGCCGCTCACCGGATGTTCTCTAGGGTCGTGGTCATGGAGAACGAGAGCGTGCAGCGCATGATGCTGGGAGACGTCGAGGTCATCCGACTGGTGGAGTGGCGGGGGACCTTCCTGCCGGCCCGGGACTTCGTCCCGGAAGCCGGGGCCGAGGTGTGGCGGGAGAACGAGGACTGGCTGGCGCCGGACCACTGGGAGCCGGACGGCGACCGGGCGGCGGCCGCCCTGCAGACCTGGGTGCTGCGCAGCGGCGGCCGTACGGTCGTGGTCGACACCGGGGTGGGCAACGGGCGCGAGCGGCCGGGATCGCCGCAGTTCCACCACTGGCAGGGCGACTTCATGGGCCTGCTGGACCGGGCCGGGATCAAGCCGGCGGAGGTCGACGTGGTGGTCAACACCCACCTGCACGTCGACCACGTGGGCTGGAACACCACGGCGGTGGACGGGAGTTGGGAGCCGACCTTCCCGAACGCCCGGTACCTGCTGCCGGCCGCCGACGACGCGTACTACGGCCCCGGCAACGACTACGCCAACGGCCACCGGGCGGACGACCGGCTGCTCTACGAGGACAGCATCGCCCCCGTCCACCGGGCCGGGCAGGCCGTGCTGTGGGACGGCGCCCACCGGATCGACGAGCACCTCACGCTGGAGTCCGCGCCCGGCCACACGCCCGGCTCCGCCGTCCTGCGGCTCGCCTCCGGCGGCGACCGGGCGGTCTTCGTCGGGGATCTGCTGCACAGCCCGGTGCAGATCCTCCGTCCTGGCTGCAGCAGCTGCTTCTGCCTGGACCCGGCGCAGGCGGTGACCAGCCGCCGCCGGATCCTCGAACGGGCGGCGGACGAACGGGAGTTGGTGATCCCGGCGCACTTCGGCGGGGCGGGGGCGGCAGAGGTCAGGAAGGCGGGCGACGGCTTCGCCGTCGACCGCTGGGCGGCCTACAGCTGACGCAGCGCCAGCGTCCAGGTGTGGACGGTGTAGCGGCTGTGCTTCTCGGGGTGCTGCTCGGCGAGGGTCACGGTGAGGCCGTCGGCGGTGCGCTCCAGGGTGCCCAGGTAGCGGTGCAGCTCGTCCGGCGCGACGGGCAGCAGCTCGGCCAGCACGGTCTCCTCCAGGCCGCGCCCGACCGCGCGCAGCACCCCGGCGTCCAGGAGCAGGATGGTGCCGTCCGGCAGGACCAGTGGTTCGGAGGCGGTCAGGCCGGTGAGCCGCGGCCCGCGTTCGATCACGCCGCCGGGCCGCAGCCGGACCACCCGGCTGCCCTCCGCCAGGCCGCGGTCGGACTCCACCACCCGGATGCCGCTGCCCGCCACGAAGTGGCCGCAACTGCGCCAGGCGTCCACCTGGTTGCCGTCGCGGTCGTACTCCCAGGTGTCGAAGAAGTCGTAGCCCGCGAGCCCGAGGAAGAAGCGGCCGCCGCGCAGGACGGCGCCGCGCTCGCCCCGGAGTTCGGCGATCAGGGTCCCGTCCGCCAGGTCGAGCAGCAGGGCCGGGCCGAGGAAGCCCCAGGGCGTGTACTCCTGGGAGTCGGTGGTGACCAGGACCCGGCCGCTGGAGATGTGGGCGGCGTTGGGGATGCCGGTGCAGGGGCTGACCCAGCGGATCCGGCCGTCGCCGTCGACGCAGTTGACCCCGCCGACCTGGGCGTGGATGCGCAGGTCGCCCCGCCGGGCGAGCGGCTGCCCTTTGGCGATCGGTGTGTAGTACGGCGGCTGTCCGGTGCGGCGCTTCTGCGTCAGGACGGTGACGCGCCAACCGGGCGAGGTCGCGTCCTCGGATATCGGCATGACCGGGATGCTAACGCAGGCGGCGCGGCTGGAGTCGGCCGCACCGCCTGAGCATCCGTCAGTGGCCGCGGGCCGGCCAGTCCGCCAGCTGCGGGGCTTCTCCGCCGATGGTGGTGGAGTCGCCGTGGCCGGTGCGGACCACGGTCTCCGGCGGGAGGGTGAGCAGGCGGTCGGTGATCGAGCGGACGATGGTGGGGAAGTCGGAGAAGGACCGGCCGGTGGCGCCCGGACCGCCCGCGAACAGGGTGTCGCCGGTGAAGACCGTGCCCAGCGCGGGGGCGTACAGGCAGACCGCGCCGGGGGCGTGGCCCGGGGTGTGCAGGACCGTCAGTTCGGTGCCCGCCACGGTCAGCCGGTGGCCGTCGGGCAGCGGGCCGTCCGGGGCGCGGTCGGGGTGGGTGCGGTCCCAGAGCGGGCGGTCGGCCTCGTTCAGCAGGATCGGCGCGCCGGTCCGGTCGGCCAGGGCGGGGGCCGCGTTGACGTGGTCGTCGTGGGCGTGGGTGCAGACGATCGCGACCACCCGGCGGTCGCCGATCAGCGCCGCCACGGCGTCGGCGTCGTGGGCCGGGTCGATGACGAGCACCTCGTGGTCGTCGCCGACCAGCCAGACGTTGTTGTCGACCTCCCAGGTGCCGCCGTCCAGCGAGAAGGTGCCGGAGGTGACCAGGTGTTCGATCCGGGTCGGGAGTTGAGCGGTCATCAGAAGACCACCACCGAGCGCAGGACGTCGCCGCCGTGCATCCGGGCGAAGGCCTGCTCGACGCCGTCCAGCGGGATGGTCTCGGTGACGAAGGCGTCCAGGTCCAGCCGCCCCTGCCGGTAGAGGTCGATCAGCAGCGGGAAGTCCCGGCTGGGCAGGCAGTCCCCGTACCAGCTCGACTTGAGCGCGCCGCCCCGGCCGAAGACGTCCAGCAGCGGCAGTTCGAGCTGCATCTCCGGGGTCGGCACGCCGACCAGGACGACGGTGCCCGCCAGGTCGCGGGCGTAGAACGCCTGCCGGTAGGTCTCCGGGCGGCCCACGGCGTCGATCACCACGTCCGCGCCGAAGCCGTCGGTCAGCTCGCGGATCGCCTCGACGGCGTCCGCCTGGCGGGAGTTGACGGTGTGGGTGGCGCCGAGGCCGCGGGCCAGCTCGAGCTTGCGGTCGTCGATGTCCACCGCGATGATCCGGCCCGCTCCGGCCAGCCGGGAGCCCGCGATCGCCGCGCCGCCGACTCCGCCGCAGCCGATCACGGCCACGCTGTCGCCCCGGCCGACCGCGCCGGTGTTGATCGCCGCGCCCAGACCGGCCATCACGCCGCAGCCGAGCAGTCCGGCAGCGGCGGGGGAGGCCGCCGGGTCGACCTTGGTGCACTGGCCGGCCGCGACCAGGGTCTTCTCGGCGAACGCGCCGATGCCCAGCGCGGGGGAGAGCTCGGTGCCGTCCAGCAGGGTCATCCGCTGCTTGGCGTTGTGGGTGGCGAAGCAGTACCACGGCCGTCCGCGCCGACAGGCCCGGCACTGGCCGCACACCGCACGCCAGTTGAGGATCACGAAGTCACCCGGGGCGACCTCGGTGACGCCCTCGCCGACCGACTCCACCACCCCGGCCGCCTCGTGGCCGAGCAGGAACGGGAACTCGTCGTTGATGCCGCCCTCGCGGTAGTGCAGATCGGTGTGGCAGACCCCGCAGGCCTGCACCTTGACCACCGCCTCGCCCGGCCCCGGGTCGGGCACCACGATGGTCTCCACCCGGACGGGCTCGCCCTTCGCACGGGCGATGACGCCCTGGACCTGCTGGGACATGGCTGGAAACCCCTTCGTCGGACCGGCCGGGGAACCCACGGCTCCCTCCCGTCGGCAAGGTTACGCAACGGGCTCCCGTCCGGCCCCGCCTGCGAGGTGTGTCCCCGATTCCGGGTGCGATCCCCCTTGTGCGGGAGCCGTCACCCCTGCAAGATGCCTGGCAGCTGTCTCCGAGGAGGGCAAGTGGCCGCACGGCGGTACTGGTTCGTGCTCGTGCTGTTCGGCGTGCTGCTGGCCCTTTCGCTGCCGCTGTACCGGCTGCCCGGCACCCGCTGCGGCCGGGCGGCCGACGGAATCTGCGCGGTGCCGATCCGGGCGACCGGCGGCATTCTCGGCCCCGAGGCGCTGGACCGTCCCGGTTGGCTGGCCGCCTACTGGGCCGTCGCGCTGCTGCTCGCGCTCTGGCTGACCGCCCGGCGGTACCGCCGGGCCGGGCGGCTGCGGCGGGCGCTGCCCGCGCTGTTCGTGATGGTGCTGCTCGGCGGCGCGGCGACCGCCCTGACGCTGACGCACTGGCACGGCTTCCGCTCGCCCTCGGCCGTACTCGGCTCGGCCCAGCTGCTGATCTTCAACGGCGCCACCCCGCTGCTGGTCTCGGCGGCCGCCCTGATCCTGCTGGCGGCGGCCGAACGCAGCAGCTGGCTGCTGCTGTTCGCCTTCGGGTATGCCGCGTTGGCGTACGCGCTGGCCACTTACGACGCGTTCCACCTGCTGGAGCTGGTCCGGCTGCCGGTGGACGAGTCCGCCGACCGGTGGGGCGTACGGCAGTGCCTGGCGCTCGCGGTCCCGGCCGGGCTGCTGCTGGTGGCCGGGGTGGTGGCGGCGGTGGCGGGCCGCAGTCCGCGGCAGGTCGGCCGGCACGCGCGTGGGGCGGTGCCGGCGGTGGCCCGGCGCGGGTAGCGGAGCGCGGCTGCTGACCCGGCGGGGGAGCGGGCTCGGCTGCTGACACGGCGTCAACAGAATTCCGGCGGGGCACGCTGCGAGAAGTCCGGGCGGGCCCGGCAGACCCAGGATGGCTGTGGTGCCTGCCCGGACCCCGGGCCGGACGTGATCGCCGCTGCTTGGAGTTCTCATGCTGGTATGCGTGACGGGGGGCACCGGCTTCGTCGGGGCCCATTCGGTCGCGGCCGTCCTGCGCGCGGGGTGCCGGGTCCGGCTGCTGGTTCGCGACCCGGCCGCCGTCGGGCGGGCGTTGCTGCCGCTGGGCGTCGACCCGGACGGGCTGGAGCTGGTGGTCGGTGACGTCACCGACCAGGGCGCGGTGACGAAGGCGGTGGACGGGGCGGAGGTGGTGCTGCACGCCGCCTCGGTGTACTCCTTCGACAGCCGCCGCCGGAGCGAGATGCTGCGCACCAACGTGCGCGGGACCGAACTCGTGCTGGCCGCCGGGCGGGAGAGCGGGGCCAGGGCCGTGATCCACGTGTCGAGCGTCGGGGCGCTGTTCCCGGCCGCCGGGCCGACGGTCCGGACCGACTCGCCGGTGGGCCGGCCCCGGGAGGCGTACCTGGCGACCAAGGCGGCCGCCGAGGCGGTGGCCCGCCGCCACCAGCAGGACGGCGCCCCGGTGGTGATCAGCTACCCGCCCGCGCTGCTCGGCCCGGACGACCCGTACCTGGGTGACCAGAACGCCCGGCTGCGCAACGAGTTACGCGGGCTGATGCCGCTCTGGCCGGGCGGCGGACTCCCGGTTGGGGACGTCCGCGACACGGCGGCGATGCACGCCGGGCTGGTCACCGGGACGGCCGAGGGACCGGCCCGGCACTTCGGCCCGCAGCACTTCCTGACCACCCGCCAGTACGTCCAGGCGGTCCGGGAGGCCACCGGGCGGCGGCTGCCCGCGGCGTACCTGCCGGCCAGGGCGATGCTGCCGTTCGGCCTGCTGACCGGGGCGGTGCAGCACGTCTGGCCCTGGCACATCCCGGCCGAGTACGGCGCCGTCTACACCTGCGCGGTGGCCGCGCCGGCCGAGGGCGGTGCCGAACACGGCGTCGGGCCCCGGCCGTTGGCGGAGACGATGGCCGACACCATCGCCTGGCTGCACGCCCGGGGGCACCTGACCCGGGCTCAGGCGGGCCGGGCGGCCGGTAGTACGGCCGGGGTGCGCGGATGACCGCCGCAGGGGCCGCCCCGGGCGGCTGGGAGCGGCTGCCGCCCCGCCTCGGCTACGACCGGGTCAGGGAGAACGTCACCCGATTGGTCAGCGGCAGACCGGAGTTGGCGGAGGTCGCGATCCCCGCCTGTCACGGGTGGACGGTGCGCGACCTGGTCGCCCATCTGGTGGACGTCTGCCGGCAGGTCACCGAAGGGATCCAGGTACTGCCGCTGCGGGACCCCGACCCGGACAACGAGGCCGGGGTGGCCGAGCTGCTGGAGCGGTGGGCGGAGCTGGTCGAGCTGCTGCCGCCGCTCACCGAGGGGCTGTACGGCCACATCATGACCATGGACGCGCTGACCCACGAACTCGACCTGCGGCGGGCGCTCGGCGAGCCGGTACCCGTCGACCACCCCGCCTACCCGGCCTCGCTGGACCTGTTGGCGCTCGGCATGGGCCTCACGGTGGCCGAACTCGGCCTGCCCGCCCTG
This genomic interval from Kitasatospora gansuensis contains the following:
- a CDS encoding AraC family transcriptional regulator; the encoded protein is MDVVSDAISAVRLGRPSSNRLRVGGSWCTRLAPYDGAGFHVVLTGGCWLLPDGGGDPVSLGAGDAVLLPHGTGHVIADSPADPATVARAVPFEQYDGGAPRPATVGGVELLCGKYRLDRSRVHPLLAELPDVVHLPNRIGHHPELRAAIDLLGSELESARPGSCLAVPSLLDLLLIYLVRAWLAGASTGAWSTALGDPVTAAALRALHTDPAAPWTNDRLAAEAGVSRPTLARRFTTQVGRPPMAYLTWWRLTYAATLLRDTADPLATIAHRVGYAGPYAFSHAFNREFGTTPGRYRTERQERAPQPAS
- a CDS encoding MBL fold metallo-hydrolase, with product MENESVQRMMLGDVEVIRLVEWRGTFLPARDFVPEAGAEVWRENEDWLAPDHWEPDGDRAAAALQTWVLRSGGRTVVVDTGVGNGRERPGSPQFHHWQGDFMGLLDRAGIKPAEVDVVVNTHLHVDHVGWNTTAVDGSWEPTFPNARYLLPAADDAYYGPGNDYANGHRADDRLLYEDSIAPVHRAGQAVLWDGAHRIDEHLTLESAPGHTPGSAVLRLASGGDRAVFVGDLLHSPVQILRPGCSSCFCLDPAQAVTSRRRILERAADERELVIPAHFGGAGAAEVRKAGDGFAVDRWAAYS
- a CDS encoding MBL fold metallo-hydrolase — translated: MTAQLPTRIEHLVTSGTFSLDGGTWEVDNNVWLVGDDHEVLVIDPAHDADAVAALIGDRRVVAIVCTHAHDDHVNAAPALADRTGAPILLNEADRPLWDRTHPDRAPDGPLPDGHRLTVAGTELTVLHTPGHAPGAVCLYAPALGTVFTGDTLFAGGPGATGRSFSDFPTIVRSITDRLLTLPPETVVRTGHGDSTTIGGEAPQLADWPARGH
- a CDS encoding S-(hydroxymethyl)mycothiol dehydrogenase, whose product is MSQQVQGVIARAKGEPVRVETIVVPDPGPGEAVVKVQACGVCHTDLHYREGGINDEFPFLLGHEAAGVVESVGEGVTEVAPGDFVILNWRAVCGQCRACRRGRPWYCFATHNAKQRMTLLDGTELSPALGIGAFAEKTLVAAGQCTKVDPAASPAAAGLLGCGVMAGLGAAINTGAVGRGDSVAVIGCGGVGGAAIAGSRLAGAGRIIAVDIDDRKLELARGLGATHTVNSRQADAVEAIRELTDGFGADVVIDAVGRPETYRQAFYARDLAGTVVLVGVPTPEMQLELPLLDVFGRGGALKSSWYGDCLPSRDFPLLIDLYRQGRLDLDAFVTETIPLDGVEQAFARMHGGDVLRSVVVF
- a CDS encoding NAD-dependent epimerase/dehydratase family protein, coding for MTGGTGFVGAHSVAAVLRAGCRVRLLVRDPAAVGRALLPLGVDPDGLELVVGDVTDQGAVTKAVDGAEVVLHAASVYSFDSRRRSEMLRTNVRGTELVLAAGRESGARAVIHVSSVGALFPAAGPTVRTDSPVGRPREAYLATKAAAEAVARRHQQDGAPVVISYPPALLGPDDPYLGDQNARLRNELRGLMPLWPGGGLPVGDVRDTAAMHAGLVTGTAEGPARHFGPQHFLTTRQYVQAVREATGRRLPAAYLPARAMLPFGLLTGAVQHVWPWHIPAEYGAVYTCAVAAPAEGGAEHGVGPRPLAETMADTIAWLHARGHLTRAQAGRAAGSTAGVRG
- a CDS encoding maleylpyruvate isomerase family mycothiol-dependent enzyme; this encodes MTAAGAAPGGWERLPPRLGYDRVRENVTRLVSGRPELAEVAIPACHGWTVRDLVAHLVDVCRQVTEGIQVLPLRDPDPDNEAGVAELLERWAELVELLPPLTEGLYGHIMTMDALTHELDLRRALGEPVPVDHPAYPASLDLLALGMGLTVAELGLPALRVRSDGQEWLVGPGEPGVTVSGHHHDVFRSLSGRRTLDQIAALSWSGPAARWLPAFTWWPFRPPAEPTEQAVRER